In a genomic window of Zingiber officinale cultivar Zhangliang chromosome 9B, Zo_v1.1, whole genome shotgun sequence:
- the LOC122024142 gene encoding proline-rich receptor-like protein kinase PERK9 isoform X1, with translation MSSSPSPSSSANPPSSSSDSPPPADSLSPPPITNPTPASPPAVSGTPPPLTASPPSSPPLASLPPPASPPPTLPPAPPANSPPPVADSPPSSPPPPPLSAPPTSAAFPPPPATPSPPPPPPLPAAISTPRATDPPPPPLIPASPPPPNAASPPPPIPDTIPQTSAPSPRRTPTPSPPSPRPPTLGGPPTSTPPPSPILEQPKTSPPSSPSLPSASPPTTTPSSLINSSSAIAPSPGQIPSPLTPPPSILPGNSTNSVGTISGNTQGGGGTRTSTAMVPVVVVVALFLLSSLGLALWLVRRRRKSANGYAAGFVMPSPFTSSAMSESPHLTSPTAPLVYHHKSASVASEAVISNAQLSFSYHELYGMTNGFSTQNLLGEGGFGCVYKGCLPYGREIAVKQLKVGSGQGEREFKAEVEIISRVHHRHLVSLVGYCISDSQRLLVYDFVPNGTLDSHLHGKETAVLDWPTRVKIAAGAARGIAYLHEDCYPRIIHRDIKSSNILLDNNFEAQVSDFGLARLALDAKTHVTTRVVGTFGYLAPEYASSGKLTDRSDVYSFGVVLLELITGRKPVDNTQPMGEESLVEWARPRLIDALETREFGEIPDPRLGNDYNGNEMFRLIEAAAACIRHSATMRPSMGKVVRVLDALADVDINNGVKPGQSEIFNALESGDIRLLQRIAFGTQVFSPDHSQSSWSNQSEL, from the exons ATGTCGTCTTCCCCTTCGCCTTCTTCTTCTGCGAATCCGCCgtcttcttcttctgattcacCGCCGCCGGCGGATTCGCTTTCGCCCCCTCCGATCACGAACCCAACACCAGCTTCTCCTCCAGCGGTTTCCGGCACGCCTCCCCCTCTTACAGCCTCGCCTCCCTCTTCACCACCGCTGGCCTCTCTGCCTCCTCCAGCTTCTCCGCCGCCGACACTGCCACCAGCTCCGCCCGCCAATTCTCCGCCGCCCGTTGCCGATTCGCCTCCATCATCTCCCCCGCCTCCACCATTGTCTGCTCCACCCACTTCTGCGGCCTTTCCTCCGCCGCCTGCTACACCttcacctccacctccacctccactaCCGGCTGCAATCTCCACTCCCAGGGCCAcagatcctcctcctcctccactgaTTCCGGCCTCTCCTCCCCCGCCCAATGCAGCATCCCCTCCTCCTCCCATTCCAGACACCATTCCGCAGACTTCCGCACCTTCACCTCGTCGAACCCCCACTCCATCTCCCCCTTCTCCACGACCTCCAACTTTAGGCGGACCACCAACCAGCACCCCGCCACCATCACCAATCCTTGAGCAACCAAAGACATCGCCTCCCAGCTCCCCTTCTCTTCCTTCTGCATCACCACCCACTACCACACCCTCTTCTCTCATCAATTCTTCCAGTGCCATAGCTCCTTCCCCCGGTCAAATTCCTTCTCCCTTGACCCCTCCTCCCAGCATTCTGCCCGGCAATTCGACGAACTCAGTTGGCACAATTTCCGGCAACACTCAAGGGGGTGGTGGCACTAGAACAAGCACAGCCATGGTACCCGTTGTTGTTGTAGTGGCACTCTTTCTACTTTCTTCTCTGGGGTTGGCTCTTTGGCTTGTAAGAAGGCGTAGGAAGTCGGCCAACGGATATGCTGCAGGGTTTGTTATGCCTTCTCCATTCACCTCGTCGGCAATGTCAG AATCACCCCATTTGACGTCCCCAACAGCTCCCCTTGTGTATCACCATAAGTCTGCTAGTGTTGCATCTGAAGCGGTGATTAGCAATGCTCAGTTAAGCTTCTCTTACCACGAGTTGTATGGTATGACAAATGGCTTCTCGACCCAGAATCTCTTAGGCGAAGGAGGCTTTGGCTGTGTGTATAAAGGATGCTTACCTTATGGAAGAGAAATTGCTGTGAAACAATTAAAAGTTGGCAGTGGACAGGGCGAAAGGGAATTCAAAGCCGAAGTTGAGATAATCAGTCGTGTGCACCATCGGCATTTGGTTTCCCTGGTAGGGTACTGCATTTCAGATAGCCAAAGGTTGCTTGTTTACGATTTTGTGCCTAATGGTACACTTGATTCTCATCTTCATG GGAAAGAAACCGCTGTCCTTGATTGGCCAACCAGGGTTAAGATTGCAGCTGGGGCAGCTCGCGGCATTGCCTACCTACACGAGGATT GTTACCCAAGGATAATTCATAGAGATATCAAGTCCTCCAATATACTATTGGATAATAATTTTGAAGCACAG GTTTCTGATTTTGGGCTTGCAAGGTTAGCTTTGGATGCTAAAACGCATGTAACCACACGAGTAGTAGGAACTTTTGG CTATCTGGCTCCAGAATATGCTTCAAGTGGCAAGCTAACTGACCGATCTGATGTTTATTCTTTTGGGGTTGTTCTTTTGGAACTCATCACTGGACGAAAACCTGTAGACAACACTCAACCTATGGGTGAGGAGAGCCTTGTTGAGTGG GCACGACCACGGCTGATCGATGCACTTGAAACTAGAGAGTTTGGAGAAATACCCGACCCAAGGCTCGGAAATGACTATAATGGAAACGAAATGTTTCGTTTGATTGAAGCAGCAGCAGCTTGCATTCGGCATTCAGCAACTATGAGACCTTCAATGGGAAAG GTTGTACGAGTTCTTGATGCCTTAGCTGATGTTGATATAAACAATGGTGTCAAACCAGGCCAAAGCGAAATCTTCAATGCCTTAGAGTCCGGCGATATCCGGCTATTGCAGCGGATAGCATTCGGTACCCAAGTTTTCAGTCCCGACCACAGCCAGTCAAGTTGGAGTAATCAATCAGAATTATGA
- the LOC122024142 gene encoding proline-rich receptor-like protein kinase PERK9 isoform X2: protein MSSSPSPSSSANPPSSSSDSPPPADSLSPPPITNPTPASPPAVSGTPPPLTASPPSSPPLASLPPPASPPPTLPPAPPANSPPPVADSPPSSPPPPPLSAPPTSAAFPPPPATPSPPPPPPLPAAISTPRATDPPPPPLIPASPPPPNAASPPPPIPDTIPQTSAPSPRRTPTPSPPSPRPPTLGGPPTSTPPPSPILEQPKTSPPSSPSLPSASPPTTTPSSLINSSSAIAPSPGQIPSPLTPPPSILPGNSTNSVGTISGNTQGGGGTRTSTAMVPVVVVVALFLLSSLGLALWLVRRRRKSANGYAAGFVMPSPFTSSAMSESPHLTSPTAPLVYHHKSASVASEAVISNAQLSFSYHELYGMTNGFSTQNLLGEGGFGCVYKGCLPYGREIAVKQLKVGSGQGEREFKAEVEIISRVHHRHLVSLVGYCISDSQRLLVYDFVPNGTLDSHLHGKETAVLDWPTRVKIAAGAARGIAYLHEDCYPRIIHRDIKSSNILLDNNFEAQVSDFGLARLALDAKTHVTTRVVGTFGYLAPEYASSGKLTDRSDVYSFGVVLLELITGRKPVDNTQPMGEESLVEWARPRLIDALETREFGEIPDPRLGNDYNGNEMFRLIEAAAACIRHSATMRPSMGKAKAKSSMP, encoded by the exons ATGTCGTCTTCCCCTTCGCCTTCTTCTTCTGCGAATCCGCCgtcttcttcttctgattcacCGCCGCCGGCGGATTCGCTTTCGCCCCCTCCGATCACGAACCCAACACCAGCTTCTCCTCCAGCGGTTTCCGGCACGCCTCCCCCTCTTACAGCCTCGCCTCCCTCTTCACCACCGCTGGCCTCTCTGCCTCCTCCAGCTTCTCCGCCGCCGACACTGCCACCAGCTCCGCCCGCCAATTCTCCGCCGCCCGTTGCCGATTCGCCTCCATCATCTCCCCCGCCTCCACCATTGTCTGCTCCACCCACTTCTGCGGCCTTTCCTCCGCCGCCTGCTACACCttcacctccacctccacctccactaCCGGCTGCAATCTCCACTCCCAGGGCCAcagatcctcctcctcctccactgaTTCCGGCCTCTCCTCCCCCGCCCAATGCAGCATCCCCTCCTCCTCCCATTCCAGACACCATTCCGCAGACTTCCGCACCTTCACCTCGTCGAACCCCCACTCCATCTCCCCCTTCTCCACGACCTCCAACTTTAGGCGGACCACCAACCAGCACCCCGCCACCATCACCAATCCTTGAGCAACCAAAGACATCGCCTCCCAGCTCCCCTTCTCTTCCTTCTGCATCACCACCCACTACCACACCCTCTTCTCTCATCAATTCTTCCAGTGCCATAGCTCCTTCCCCCGGTCAAATTCCTTCTCCCTTGACCCCTCCTCCCAGCATTCTGCCCGGCAATTCGACGAACTCAGTTGGCACAATTTCCGGCAACACTCAAGGGGGTGGTGGCACTAGAACAAGCACAGCCATGGTACCCGTTGTTGTTGTAGTGGCACTCTTTCTACTTTCTTCTCTGGGGTTGGCTCTTTGGCTTGTAAGAAGGCGTAGGAAGTCGGCCAACGGATATGCTGCAGGGTTTGTTATGCCTTCTCCATTCACCTCGTCGGCAATGTCAG AATCACCCCATTTGACGTCCCCAACAGCTCCCCTTGTGTATCACCATAAGTCTGCTAGTGTTGCATCTGAAGCGGTGATTAGCAATGCTCAGTTAAGCTTCTCTTACCACGAGTTGTATGGTATGACAAATGGCTTCTCGACCCAGAATCTCTTAGGCGAAGGAGGCTTTGGCTGTGTGTATAAAGGATGCTTACCTTATGGAAGAGAAATTGCTGTGAAACAATTAAAAGTTGGCAGTGGACAGGGCGAAAGGGAATTCAAAGCCGAAGTTGAGATAATCAGTCGTGTGCACCATCGGCATTTGGTTTCCCTGGTAGGGTACTGCATTTCAGATAGCCAAAGGTTGCTTGTTTACGATTTTGTGCCTAATGGTACACTTGATTCTCATCTTCATG GGAAAGAAACCGCTGTCCTTGATTGGCCAACCAGGGTTAAGATTGCAGCTGGGGCAGCTCGCGGCATTGCCTACCTACACGAGGATT GTTACCCAAGGATAATTCATAGAGATATCAAGTCCTCCAATATACTATTGGATAATAATTTTGAAGCACAG GTTTCTGATTTTGGGCTTGCAAGGTTAGCTTTGGATGCTAAAACGCATGTAACCACACGAGTAGTAGGAACTTTTGG CTATCTGGCTCCAGAATATGCTTCAAGTGGCAAGCTAACTGACCGATCTGATGTTTATTCTTTTGGGGTTGTTCTTTTGGAACTCATCACTGGACGAAAACCTGTAGACAACACTCAACCTATGGGTGAGGAGAGCCTTGTTGAGTGG GCACGACCACGGCTGATCGATGCACTTGAAACTAGAGAGTTTGGAGAAATACCCGACCCAAGGCTCGGAAATGACTATAATGGAAACGAAATGTTTCGTTTGATTGAAGCAGCAGCAGCTTGCATTCGGCATTCAGCAACTATGAGACCTTCAATGGGAAAG GCCAAAGCGAAATCTTCAATGCCTTAG